The Streptomyces sp. NBC_01689 genome includes a window with the following:
- a CDS encoding TIGR02234 family membrane protein → MEYVTAVPHPRSEAAGPARAGRRSLGVALFCGALGAAVALLSTRQNWSQGTATVAGGAFPLTARGSDVTGVPAALAVVGLAALVAVFAVRRSGRLLVSALLALSGAGTVVAAVLGAGDDSALDEKAAAASGDTAATADALSHTAWPYVAAAGGALILLAGLLALRYGRLWPAMSGRYERDGTPRPRKAAPVDPDRPEDLWKALDRGEDPTGPDPATGT, encoded by the coding sequence GTGGAGTACGTGACTGCCGTACCTCACCCCCGATCCGAAGCCGCCGGCCCCGCCCGGGCCGGCCGCCGCAGCCTTGGCGTCGCCCTGTTCTGCGGCGCCCTCGGCGCGGCAGTGGCGCTGCTCTCCACCCGGCAGAACTGGTCGCAGGGCACGGCCACGGTCGCCGGCGGCGCCTTCCCGCTGACCGCCAGGGGCAGCGACGTCACGGGCGTCCCCGCGGCGCTCGCCGTGGTGGGCCTCGCCGCGCTCGTCGCCGTCTTCGCCGTCCGCCGCTCCGGACGTCTGCTGGTCTCCGCCCTGCTCGCGCTCTCCGGAGCGGGCACGGTCGTCGCCGCCGTCCTCGGCGCGGGCGACGACTCCGCGCTCGACGAGAAGGCCGCGGCCGCCTCCGGTGACACCGCCGCCACCGCGGACGCCCTCAGCCACACCGCGTGGCCGTACGTCGCCGCGGCGGGCGGCGCCCTCATCCTCCTGGCCGGCCTGCTCGCGCTGCGCTACGGGCGGCTGTGGCCCGCGATGTCGGGACGCTACGAGCGCGACGGGACGCCCCGGCCGCGCAAGGCCGCACCCGTCGACCCCGACCGGCCCGAGGACCTCTGGAAGGCCCTCGACCGCGGCGAGGACCCCACCGGACCGGACCCGGCGACCGGGACCTAG
- a CDS encoding HGxxPAAW family protein — MAGSSHGHTPAAWTGVIIAFIGFCVSGAFMVMANPLGFWAGMVIVLLGGVVGMAMRAAGLGQPKTRSASVTHAPVREAVGAES; from the coding sequence ATGGCGGGCAGCAGCCACGGTCACACCCCGGCCGCCTGGACCGGTGTCATCATCGCCTTCATCGGTTTCTGCGTCTCCGGTGCCTTCATGGTGATGGCGAACCCGCTGGGCTTCTGGGCCGGCATGGTCATCGTCCTGCTCGGCGGTGTCGTCGGCATGGCGATGCGGGCGGCGGGCCTGGGCCAGCCGAAGACCAGGAGCGCGTCGGTCACCCACGCGCCCGTCCGCGAGGCCGTCGGCGCCGAGAGCTGA
- a CDS encoding DUF2752 domain-containing protein: MRHVNSPTRRASRTAAPPALRRLGVPAGVLACVVAAFAYVGAVDPNQPGHYPVCPLLRFTGLYCPGCGGLRSAHAFVHGDLATALTDNALAVVGYAAFALVWTVWVVRSARGRPSRIDLGPVHLWSVGALVLVFTVVRNLPLGGWLHP, encoded by the coding sequence ATGCGACACGTGAACTCACCGACGCGGAGGGCTTCGCGCACGGCCGCCCCGCCGGCACTGCGGCGGCTCGGCGTCCCCGCCGGCGTGCTCGCGTGCGTCGTGGCGGCCTTCGCGTACGTCGGGGCCGTGGACCCCAACCAGCCCGGGCACTACCCCGTCTGCCCGCTGCTGCGCTTCACGGGCCTGTACTGCCCCGGCTGCGGCGGTCTGCGCAGTGCGCACGCCTTCGTCCACGGGGATCTCGCGACGGCCCTCACGGACAACGCGCTCGCCGTCGTGGGCTACGCCGCCTTCGCGCTGGTGTGGACCGTCTGGGTGGTCCGTTCGGCACGCGGCCGGCCGTCGCGGATCGACCTGGGTCCCGTGCACCTGTGGAGCGTCGGCGCTCTGGTGCTGGTTTTCACGGTTGTCCGGAACCTGCCCCTCGGTGGCTGGCTGCACCCTTGA
- the trpC gene encoding indole-3-glycerol phosphate synthase TrpC yields the protein MSVLDEIIDGVRADLAERQARVSLDELKERAAKAPAAKDGVAALRGDGVKVICEVKRSSPSKGALAAIADPAGLAADYEAGGASVISVLTEQRRFGGSLADLEAVRAKVDIPVLRKDFIVTSYQLWEARAYGADLALLIVAALEQSALESLIERAESIGLTPLVEVHDEDEAERAVDAGAKVIGVNARNLKTLKVDRSTFERVAPEIPAGVVKVAESGVRGPHDLIAYANAGADAVLVGESLVTGRDPRTAVSDLVAAGAHPALRHGRS from the coding sequence GTGAGTGTGCTCGACGAGATCATCGACGGAGTCCGTGCCGACCTCGCGGAGCGGCAGGCGCGCGTCAGCCTCGACGAGCTCAAGGAGCGCGCGGCGAAGGCTCCTGCGGCCAAGGACGGCGTGGCGGCCCTGCGGGGTGACGGCGTCAAGGTCATCTGCGAGGTCAAGCGCTCCAGCCCCTCCAAAGGCGCGCTCGCCGCGATCGCCGACCCGGCCGGACTGGCCGCGGACTACGAGGCGGGCGGCGCGTCCGTCATCTCGGTCCTGACCGAGCAGCGTCGTTTCGGCGGCTCGCTGGCCGACCTGGAGGCCGTCCGCGCCAAGGTCGACATCCCCGTGCTGCGCAAGGACTTCATCGTCACGTCGTACCAGCTCTGGGAGGCGCGCGCGTACGGCGCCGACCTCGCGCTGCTGATCGTGGCCGCCCTCGAACAGTCCGCCCTCGAGTCCCTCATCGAGCGTGCCGAGTCCATCGGACTCACGCCGCTCGTCGAGGTGCACGACGAGGACGAGGCCGAGCGGGCGGTGGACGCCGGCGCGAAGGTCATCGGGGTCAACGCGCGCAATCTGAAGACCCTCAAGGTGGACCGCTCCACCTTCGAGCGGGTCGCCCCCGAGATCCCCGCGGGTGTCGTCAAGGTCGCCGAGTCCGGCGTCCGCGGCCCGCACGACCTCATCGCGTACGCCAACGCGGGCGCCGACGCCGTCCTGGTGGGCGAGTCCCTCGTCACCGGGCGCGACCCGCGGACGGCGGTCTCCGACCTCGTCGCGGCCGGGGCCCACCCCGCGCTCCGGCACGGACGGAGCTGA
- the trpM gene encoding tryptophan biosynthesis modulator TrpM, protein MPLPSASAARDPYAGLARGCRPRGCRAPARRVHGRRVRYVIGDEPGQVNGMRWRPGAHARPSSPLGSAARTD, encoded by the coding sequence GTGCCGCTCCCGTCCGCCTCGGCGGCCCGGGACCCCTACGCCGGACTCGCCCGCGGCTGCCGTCCGCGCGGCTGCCGGGCGCCGGCCCGACGCGTCCACGGACGCCGGGTCCGCTATGTCATCGGCGACGAGCCGGGCCAGGTCAACGGCATGCGATGGCGCCCCGGCGCGCACGCACGCCCGTCGTCCCCGCTCGGCTCCGCCGCGCGGACGGACTGA
- the trpB gene encoding tryptophan synthase subunit beta gives MPSEFFIPDPEGQVPSAEGYFGAFGGKFIPEALVAAVDEVAVEYDKAKADPEFARELDDLLVHYTGRPSALTEVARFAEHAGGARVFLKREDLNHTGSHKINNVLGQALLTRRMGKTRVIAETGAGQHGVATATACALFGLECTIYMGEIDTRRQALNVARMRMLGAEVIAVKSGSRTLKDAINEAFRDWVANVDHTHYLFGTVAGPHPFPAMVRDFHRVIGVETRRQILERAGRLPDAAVACVGGGSNAIGLFHAFIPDAGVRLIGCEPAGHGVETGEHAATLTAGEPGILHGSRSYVLQDEEGQITEPYSISAGLDYPGIGPEHAYLKDSGRGEYRAVTDDAAMQALRLLSRTEGIIPAIESAHALAGALEVGRELGRDGLIVVNLSGRGDKDMDTAARYFGLYDEGADAAVPADADSEHAEIEGDAK, from the coding sequence ATGCCCAGCGAGTTCTTCATTCCCGACCCCGAGGGTCAGGTTCCCAGCGCCGAGGGATACTTCGGCGCGTTCGGCGGCAAGTTCATCCCGGAGGCGCTGGTCGCCGCCGTGGACGAGGTCGCCGTCGAGTACGACAAGGCGAAGGCGGATCCCGAGTTCGCGCGTGAACTCGACGATCTCCTCGTCCACTACACCGGACGGCCGAGCGCGCTGACCGAGGTGGCGCGCTTCGCCGAACACGCCGGCGGCGCCCGGGTGTTCCTCAAGCGCGAGGACCTCAACCACACCGGCTCCCACAAGATCAACAACGTGCTCGGCCAGGCCCTCCTCACCAGACGGATGGGCAAGACGCGTGTCATCGCCGAGACCGGGGCGGGGCAGCACGGGGTGGCCACGGCCACCGCCTGCGCGCTGTTCGGCCTTGAATGCACCATCTACATGGGTGAGATCGACACCCGGCGGCAGGCTCTCAACGTCGCCCGGATGCGCATGCTCGGCGCCGAGGTCATCGCCGTGAAGTCGGGCAGCCGCACCCTCAAGGACGCCATCAACGAGGCGTTCCGGGACTGGGTCGCCAACGTCGACCACACCCACTACCTGTTCGGGACCGTCGCGGGTCCGCATCCCTTCCCGGCCATGGTCCGCGACTTCCACCGGGTGATCGGGGTCGAGACCCGGCGGCAGATCCTGGAGCGCGCCGGCCGTCTCCCGGACGCGGCCGTCGCGTGCGTCGGCGGCGGCTCCAACGCCATCGGCCTCTTCCACGCCTTCATCCCGGACGCCGGGGTGCGTCTCATCGGCTGCGAACCCGCGGGCCACGGAGTCGAGACAGGTGAGCACGCCGCGACGCTGACCGCCGGTGAGCCCGGCATCCTGCACGGCTCGCGGTCCTACGTCCTGCAGGACGAGGAGGGACAGATCACCGAGCCGTACTCCATCTCGGCCGGTCTGGACTACCCGGGCATCGGTCCCGAGCACGCCTACCTCAAGGACAGCGGCCGCGGCGAGTACCGCGCGGTCACCGACGACGCGGCCATGCAGGCACTGCGCCTGCTCTCCCGCACCGAGGGCATCATCCCGGCGATCGAGAGCGCCCACGCGCTCGCCGGGGCGCTGGAGGTCGGCAGGGAACTGGGCAGGGACGGGCTGATCGTCGTCAACCTGTCCGGTCGCGGCGACAAGGACATGGACACGGCCGCCCGCTACTTCGGCCTGTACGACGAGGGCGCCGACGCGGCCGTCCCCGCGGACGCCGACAGCGAGCACGCCGAGATCGAGGGGGACGCGAAGTGA
- the trpA gene encoding tryptophan synthase subunit alpha — MSGNIQLLSDTLAGARAEGRSALIAYLPAGFPSIDGGIAAVKAAFEGGADVVEVGLPHSDPVLDGPVIQTADDIALRGGVKIADVMRTVREAFEATGKPVLVMTYWNPIDRYGVERFTAELAEAGGAGCILPDLPVQESALWREHAEKHGLATVFVVAPSSKDARLAEITAAGSGFVYAASLMGVTGTRESVGAQAQDLVRRTKATTALPVCVGLGVSDAAQAAEVAGFADGVIVGSAFVKRMLDAPDDAAGLEAVRALAADLAKGVRGTP; from the coding sequence GTGAGCGGCAACATCCAGCTGTTGAGCGACACCCTCGCCGGTGCCCGGGCGGAGGGGCGGTCCGCGCTCATCGCCTACCTGCCGGCCGGCTTTCCGAGCATCGACGGCGGCATCGCGGCGGTCAAGGCCGCCTTCGAGGGCGGCGCGGACGTCGTCGAGGTCGGTCTGCCGCACAGCGACCCGGTCCTCGACGGCCCCGTCATCCAGACCGCGGACGACATCGCCCTGCGTGGCGGAGTCAAGATCGCCGACGTCATGCGGACGGTCCGGGAGGCCTTCGAGGCGACCGGGAAGCCCGTGTTGGTGATGACGTACTGGAACCCCATCGACCGCTACGGCGTCGAGCGCTTCACCGCCGAGCTGGCGGAGGCCGGCGGCGCGGGCTGCATCCTGCCCGACCTGCCCGTGCAGGAGTCGGCGCTGTGGCGGGAGCACGCCGAGAAGCACGGTCTCGCGACCGTCTTCGTCGTCGCGCCCAGCAGCAAGGACGCCCGGCTCGCCGAGATCACCGCGGCGGGCTCCGGCTTCGTCTACGCGGCCTCGCTGATGGGCGTCACCGGTACCCGGGAGTCGGTGGGGGCGCAGGCCCAGGACCTGGTGCGGCGCACCAAGGCCACCACCGCGCTGCCGGTCTGTGTCGGACTCGGTGTCTCCGACGCCGCGCAGGCCGCCGAGGTGGCCGGCTTCGCCGACGGAGTGATCGTCGGTTCGGCCTTCGTGAAGCGGATGCTGGACGCGCCGGACGACGCGGCGGGCCTGGAGGCCGTCCGGGCGCTCGCCGCCGACCTCGCGAAGGGCGTGCGCGGAACGCCGTGA
- a CDS encoding DsbA family protein, protein MSEKNREGKTTARERLAAERQKQKGAEKRRRALIVGGSVVCVLALAAVVGVLAAGAGKDKKNTAAGPAVAPSGATGKDGLAIPVGKDSAKSTLTVWEDFRCPACESFETVYRPTIRQLVDAGQLKVEYHLVTLIDGNMGGSGSRHAANAAGCAQDAGKFAAYHDVLYANQPKETQDTFADNGKLIDLAGKVDGLVTPGFRSCVDDGRHDSWVTKSNAAFQKSGFSGTPTVLLGGKNIYADQSMTPAKLKQLVQAENKG, encoded by the coding sequence GTGAGCGAGAAGAACCGTGAGGGAAAGACCACCGCCCGTGAGCGGCTGGCGGCCGAGCGACAGAAGCAGAAGGGCGCGGAGAAGCGCCGCCGGGCGCTGATCGTGGGCGGGTCGGTGGTGTGCGTTCTCGCCCTCGCGGCGGTGGTGGGCGTGCTGGCCGCCGGCGCGGGCAAGGACAAGAAGAACACCGCGGCGGGACCGGCCGTGGCGCCCTCGGGAGCGACCGGCAAGGACGGTCTCGCGATCCCGGTCGGCAAGGACAGCGCCAAGTCGACGCTCACGGTCTGGGAGGACTTCCGCTGCCCGGCCTGCGAGTCCTTCGAGACGGTGTACCGCCCGACCATCCGCCAGCTGGTGGACGCCGGTCAGCTGAAGGTCGAATACCACCTGGTCACGCTGATCGACGGGAACATGGGAGGCAGCGGCTCCCGGCACGCGGCCAACGCGGCGGGCTGCGCCCAGGACGCGGGCAAGTTCGCCGCGTACCACGACGTGCTGTACGCGAACCAGCCCAAGGAGACGCAGGACACGTTCGCGGACAACGGCAAGCTCATCGATCTGGCGGGCAAGGTGGACGGTCTCGTCACCCCGGGCTTCCGCTCGTGCGTCGACGACGGCCGGCACGACAGCTGGGTGACGAAGTCGAACGCCGCCTTCCAGAAGAGCGGCTTCTCCGGCACCCCGACGGTGCTGCTGGGCGGCAAGAACATCTACGCGGACCAGAGCATGACCCCCGCCAAGCTCAAGCAACTGGTGCAGGCGGAGAACAAGGGCTGA
- the lgt gene encoding prolipoprotein diacylglyceryl transferase: METAYIPSPSHGVLHLGPIPLRGYAFCIIIGVFVAVWLGNKRWIARGGRAGTVADIAVWAVPFGLVGGRLYHVITDYELYFSEGRDWVDAFKVWQGGLGIWGAIALGALGAWIGCRRRGIPLPAWADALAPGIVFAQAIGRWGNWFNQELYGRATDLPWALHITSATDGRVPGYYHPTFLYESLWCVGVGFLVIWADRRFTLGHGRAFALYVAAYCVGRGWIEYMRVDDAHHVLGLRLNDWTAMVVFVLAVAYIVVSARLRPGREEIVEPGADASGEDEGEGGTEASVGLGKKTDEKTDEKTGEKADKTSDGKPAGKTDGASADKADDKKDDKADDRTGGPGGEADGGKPVTSGGGKSAPESEGAADGPEDADGALRSEAESANKG, translated from the coding sequence ATGGAAACTGCCTACATTCCCAGCCCGTCGCACGGTGTGCTGCACCTCGGCCCCATTCCGCTGCGCGGCTACGCGTTCTGCATCATCATCGGCGTCTTCGTAGCCGTCTGGCTCGGCAACAAGCGCTGGATCGCCCGGGGAGGGCGGGCCGGCACGGTGGCCGACATCGCGGTGTGGGCCGTGCCGTTCGGTCTCGTCGGCGGCCGGCTCTACCACGTGATCACGGACTACGAGCTGTACTTCAGCGAGGGCCGCGACTGGGTGGACGCCTTCAAGGTGTGGCAGGGCGGCCTCGGCATCTGGGGCGCGATCGCGCTCGGTGCGCTGGGCGCGTGGATCGGCTGCCGCCGCCGCGGCATCCCGCTGCCCGCCTGGGCCGACGCCCTCGCGCCCGGCATCGTCTTCGCGCAGGCCATCGGACGCTGGGGCAACTGGTTCAACCAGGAGCTGTACGGCAGGGCGACCGACCTTCCCTGGGCGCTGCACATCACGTCCGCCACGGACGGGCGGGTGCCGGGGTACTACCACCCGACCTTCCTGTACGAGTCGCTGTGGTGCGTCGGCGTCGGATTCCTCGTCATCTGGGCGGACCGCCGCTTCACCCTGGGTCACGGCCGGGCGTTCGCGCTGTACGTCGCCGCCTACTGCGTGGGCCGCGGCTGGATCGAGTACATGCGTGTCGACGACGCGCACCACGTCCTCGGTCTGCGCCTCAACGACTGGACCGCGATGGTGGTCTTCGTTCTGGCGGTGGCCTACATCGTGGTGTCCGCGCGGCTGCGGCCCGGACGCGAGGAGATCGTCGAGCCGGGCGCGGACGCCTCCGGCGAGGACGAGGGCGAGGGGGGCACCGAGGCTTCGGTGGGCCTCGGCAAGAAGACCGACGAGAAGACTGACGAGAAGACCGGCGAGAAGGCCGACAAGACGTCCGACGGGAAGCCGGCCGGGAAGACCGACGGCGCGTCCGCCGACAAGGCGGACGACAAGAAGGACGACAAGGCGGACGACCGGACCGGAGGGCCGGGCGGCGAGGCCGACGGCGGGAAGCCGGTGACGTCCGGCGGCGGGAAGTCCGCGCCGGAGTCCGAGGGAGCCGCGGACGGCCCCGAGGACGCCGACGGCGCCCTGAGGAGCGAGGCGGAGTCCGCCAACAAGGGCTGA
- a CDS encoding HpcH/HpaI aldolase/citrate lyase family protein — MTVPAFPLTWLYAPGDRPDVVVKALASGADIVLVDLEDAVAPDRKEYARDATAELLSDPPPVPVHVRVNTLDGPLAEADLKTLSALRGLSGLRLPKVASPTDVTHVARHAAPAEGDGIPLYALLETALGVEHAFAIASAHPSVRGIGLGEADLRADLGVREDAGLDWARARIVLAARAAGLSPPAQSIHPDIRDLEGLAASCAHGRTLGFLGRAAIHPRQLPVIERAYLPTPAEVESAEAVVEAAGIEPGAQALPDGRFVDAAVVACARRTLALARREALTA; from the coding sequence GTGACGGTCCCGGCCTTCCCGCTCACCTGGCTGTACGCCCCCGGAGACCGGCCGGACGTGGTGGTCAAGGCCCTTGCCTCGGGCGCGGACATCGTCCTGGTCGACCTGGAGGACGCGGTCGCCCCGGACCGCAAGGAGTACGCCCGCGACGCCACCGCGGAACTGCTCTCGGACCCTCCCCCCGTCCCCGTCCACGTCCGGGTGAACACACTGGACGGGCCCCTGGCGGAGGCCGACCTCAAGACGCTCTCCGCGCTCCGGGGCCTGTCCGGTCTGCGGCTGCCCAAGGTGGCCTCGCCCACGGACGTCACCCACGTCGCCCGGCACGCCGCACCCGCCGAGGGCGACGGCATCCCGCTCTACGCCCTGCTGGAGACGGCCCTGGGCGTCGAACACGCCTTCGCCATCGCCTCGGCCCACCCGTCCGTGCGGGGCATCGGGCTCGGCGAGGCGGACCTCCGGGCCGACCTGGGTGTACGCGAGGACGCCGGCCTCGACTGGGCCCGCGCCCGGATCGTGCTCGCCGCCCGCGCCGCCGGACTCTCGCCCCCCGCGCAGTCCATCCACCCGGACATCCGCGACCTGGAGGGGCTGGCGGCCTCCTGCGCCCACGGGCGCACCCTCGGCTTCCTCGGCCGTGCGGCCATCCACCCCCGTCAGCTCCCGGTGATCGAACGCGCCTACCTGCCGACCCCGGCCGAGGTCGAGAGCGCCGAGGCCGTCGTGGAGGCGGCCGGCATCGAGCCGGGGGCCCAGGCCCTGCCCGACGGCCGTTTCGTGGACGCGGCGGTCGTGGCGTGCGCCCGACGCACCCTGGCGCTGGCCCGCCGCGAGGCGCTGACCGCATGA
- a CDS encoding CaiB/BaiF CoA transferase family protein has protein sequence MTARPGPGPLDGLRVLDLATLFAGPLAATLLGDFGAEVVKVEHPAKPDPSRGHGPSKNGIGLWWKLLGRNKRTITLDLSKPGGRATLLRLAAGTDVIIENFRPGTLEKWDLGWEELSAVNPRLVLARVTAFGQFGPSAHRPGFGTLAEAMSGFAAITGEPDSPPVLPPFGLADSIAGLTTAYAVMTALRARETSGLGQVVDMAIIEPILTVLGPQPLWYDQLGHVQPRTGNRSANNAPRNTYRTADGSWVAVSTSAQSIAERVMRLVGRPDLIDEPWFATGADRALHTDVLDEAVGAWIARRDRAEVLEAFEKAEAAVAPIQDVAEVMEDAQYEALDTITTVADPELGPLRMQNVLFRLSSTPGAIRWAGRPHGADTDAVLTELGLSTTEITTLRTEGAL, from the coding sequence ATGACCGCGCGTCCGGGGCCCGGCCCGCTCGACGGCCTGCGCGTCCTCGACCTCGCCACCCTCTTCGCCGGCCCGCTCGCCGCCACCCTGCTCGGCGACTTCGGCGCCGAGGTCGTCAAGGTCGAACACCCCGCGAAGCCCGACCCGTCCCGGGGCCACGGCCCCTCGAAGAACGGCATCGGCCTGTGGTGGAAACTCCTCGGCCGCAACAAGCGCACGATCACCCTCGACCTGTCGAAACCCGGCGGCCGCGCCACCCTGCTGCGGCTGGCCGCCGGGACCGACGTGATCATCGAGAACTTCCGCCCCGGCACCCTGGAGAAGTGGGACCTGGGCTGGGAGGAACTGTCGGCCGTCAACCCCCGGCTCGTCCTCGCCCGGGTCACCGCCTTCGGCCAGTTCGGCCCCTCCGCCCACCGCCCGGGCTTCGGCACGCTCGCGGAGGCCATGAGCGGCTTCGCGGCGATCACCGGCGAACCGGACTCACCCCCCGTCCTGCCCCCCTTCGGCCTGGCCGACTCGATCGCCGGCCTGACGACGGCGTACGCCGTGATGACCGCCCTGCGCGCCCGCGAGACCTCGGGCCTCGGCCAGGTCGTCGACATGGCGATCATCGAACCGATCCTCACCGTGCTGGGCCCGCAGCCCCTCTGGTACGACCAGCTCGGCCATGTCCAGCCCCGCACCGGCAACCGCTCCGCGAACAACGCGCCACGCAACACCTACCGCACCGCGGACGGCTCGTGGGTCGCCGTCTCGACCTCGGCGCAGTCGATCGCCGAGCGGGTGATGCGGCTGGTCGGACGCCCGGACCTGATCGACGAGCCGTGGTTCGCGACCGGGGCGGACCGTGCCCTGCACACGGACGTCCTCGACGAGGCGGTCGGTGCGTGGATCGCCCGCCGCGACCGCGCCGAGGTGCTGGAGGCCTTCGAGAAGGCGGAGGCCGCGGTGGCCCCGATCCAGGACGTCGCCGAGGTGATGGAGGACGCCCAGTACGAGGCACTGGACACCATCACCACCGTCGCCGACCCGGAACTCGGCCCCCTGCGCATGCAGAACGTCCTGTTCCGGCTCTCGTCCACCCCCGGCGCGATCCGCTGGGCGGGCCGTCCGCACGGCGCCGACACGGACGCGGTTCTCACCGAACTCGGACTCTCCACCACCGAGATCACGACCCTCAGAACGGAAGGCGCCCTGTGA